TACTGAcacaacaaaagacaatacaagtcatttgttcttcttttaaaaccatttttatGGGCTTTTAGATGATGTCATCTATTTTTATTGTctaattgatttaattttttaaaaattcattgttatttttatgctcatttattggcttttttacttattttatctATTTGCTACTTTATTGTCTTTagtcttgtgtttttaaatgtttttcttcattttattctcttttacgtttgatttatttacatgtttatttcatttattttccattgTTAAATTTTTTAgtcatgtgtgtttttaaattttaagatttattgttcattttattcttttttgtatcattgtttatttgtgtatttatgtatttactattattttagttttgtgtgtttcaaacTTGTCATTTATtgctcattttattgtatttcaccttttatttattggctttcttacatatttatttatttactattactaaatttttgagtcatgtgtttttgaattttataatttattgttaatttttaaaaattttgtacCTTTTATTTATTGGCTGATTTATGTaagtattttaattatttattattattattatattcagtcttgtgtgtttttaatttatagtatttattgttgattttattattttttactctttatttattcacttatttatatgtttttaattatttgctaTTACTGTTATTAGCCATGTGTTTTCTAGATTATTtgttaattttatattttgttataTTCTATTTCTTGAAATACTTACATAgttgctttgtttatttattcacatatttattttatttatttattattgctaTATTTTGTAGTCATGTGTTGTAtgatttattgttgattttttaccctttatttatttacttattaatATAATTGTTTACTAATCTTTTAATTAGTATATATTCTAGTATAACTGGTGTGGAAGAGCTCCGTGCTGCAGACGTCTAGCAGCTCTCTAACAGTGAACCAGTAGCTCTACTGTGATTGCTAGTCGATGCTGAGCTTTAAACTGTAGTCCTCTGTGGGTTTCCTCTCCTCCCCGTCGAGCTGTGCAGTGGAATCGTAAAGTGTAAAGCAATCGGCTGCGACCTTCACGAATTGAACCGGAGAGCTAATGCCAAATGATGAGGCTGTTTCTGGCGAGCTCAGAGACAGATAGAGAGGGAGCTGATAGACAGGGAGGGAGAGCAACCATAATGAGACTGTCTCAGTGGTTGCCTGATCAATGGACTTCTTGTTAGTGGCGAGCAAAATGGCCCCACAGCCCATCGCAGGTGGAGAGCTGCTATTTATTCAGCTCAAAGCGCAAAGAGCCTTTTTGGAAATGGAGGCATTTCATGGCTCGCTGGGATATTGTTGCACTGTGGCGGCTTTTGTTGTAGAGAGTAAATATGTcatacaaaaaaacccccaaaaaaggcttttgttgattttaacaAACTGGAGAAAGGATGacagagctgcagctggaagACAGTTTTATGGCTCAGACTGAACAAATCCATATAGAGAGGCTCCAGTGAATCACCTCCAGAGTGGAAGGAACAGCATAAAGCCTGTAAAGAGCTGCTAAGTTTGGTGGAAATGCAGTGAAACCTGTGTTCATTCTGCTCTGgaagtcatttttaacaaaGCACATACAGGCGTGTTCACTTTAAATGTATCAGAGGTTGAGGTCTTCCCCGTCAGAGatcttaaagtgttttctttaaCGTGTTCTCTGAGTCTTGTGCTGTTAGGCATGGAGTACCACAGGGGTCTATACTGGGTCCACTGGTGTTTTCACTCTGACACCTTTGGGTCAAATTCTGCGTTCTTTAGGgatctattttcatttttatgcagaTGATCTACAATTCTAcatgacttttttctttcaaagtgaCACTGATAAACTTCAGTTTATCTCTCAGCTGTTAGGAGATTTTTATCAACAACTTTCCTGCTTCTGAACTCTGCTAAGACAGAAATGATGGTTCTTGGAGCTGCAAGAGTTTTAATCCTCTGTTGTCTTTGGGTGGCTGTGTTCTCCACTGTAAAGACAGAGTCCAGAATCTTGGTGTCTCTTTGATGAAACTCTTTGGAGTTCCATGGTAAAGAGGTGACCAGAGTGGCCTTTTTCACCTCAGAAACATTGGAAAGATCAGACCGATTCTGTGGTTTCAGGATGTTGAGGTCCTAACTCATGCTTTCGTTTTGATTACTGTGATGTCCTTTAATCAGGTCTGCCAAAGAAGAGCCTTCATGGTCCGCAGATGGTCCAGAAGTTCAGGTTAGAGCAGGCTTAAAGGTGCTGCTGCTAACATAGAAAATTGTAAATAGAATTGCGTAGTCCAATTCCCAGTccgattttggttgattttttgtgaaacacttttaacatttcttttttccaccaaaaaatgttaaaaaatttcccaaaatgttgaaaatgtggacatcagacgtttcactgtgaaaatcttttttttcttccacattttcgaACTTTAAACCGGATcgattttgacctgcaggacgacatgagggttaaacttcAGGTGAATTAGAGATGGTTGAGAAGAAATCGTTCCATAAACCTGATGCTTTGAGATGGGATGACCCCGGTGCTTTTTGGTCCTAAAGCTGCTTCCTTCATGATGAATCTTACTCGTGTTATTTGTTGACGAAGCTCGTTCTGTCGCCGGCTGAGGGTCCTTCAGCTGAATCCTCCTCAGTCAGAAGGAACCTGCAGATGCTCTCAGTCTGCCATTAATCACCGCCACAGAGGGTTTTGGGAcatgagagcagagagagataGCGGGATTTATGGGAGGTTGTCAGGCTGCGTGTGGTTATCTATAATTGGAAACAATCGGACTGAATATTACGATTATTAGCTCTCCATCACCAGTACTGTAACGTTCTGCTAATCAGTCTGCATCCCATAAACTCATGAACAATGATGTCTTCTTTAGCAGGACGCGCATACAATCAGCATTTGAATTATAGTCGTGTCCTTTTCAAGCTGCAACCTCTGAACAATTCATCTTGTGGCAACCTGATTTTAAATCTAGTTTACAAGTTGTTGGTGGATATTAATTAGATGGCATTAATTGGTTGGTGTACATGAAGCTATCACCAATTATAGGTGAAATATGAGCTATTTTAGCATAAAAAATGGGGAGATGgtgagtttttttctgttgtctttgcatctttttctgcacATAGAACAGACGTTGCACCAAAGGCCGTCATTATGGAGCAAGTTCAACATATCCAGGCTTTCTTTTAGTTATCTGGCTTAACTAAATCGGTCTTGCTAAGTGGCCACACAAGGCAGGTTTTTAGCTCAGTAGGTCAAATCAGAGACTGAATCTGTGACAGAGTACGTTCATGTGAAAATGCCGGTGTTGGCACCAGATAACATGGAAACATGTAGagctgcatatttctcacaagAACAGCAAACAATTCTAAGCTGATATGAAGAGTTTAGAATACAAGCTAAAGGCAACACAACTGTCCAGATGTGGAGCAAAAACCAAGATAGAAAGCTGACAAATACATTGCCAACAGTGTGAAAATGGATTAAAAGGACTATCAATATCACAAAATAAGAATACATCTGTCCCAGCTTCCATCTCCTCCTGTGAGCTGGACTGTCTCTGGAGTGTCTTTCTACCGTCTGTTCTCTGCTTCCTGATCACAGTCTCTGTCCCGTCCTTCAGATCAGCCTTTTCTAGCCACCGGTAGATTTCTTAATCTCCTTCATCTGCAGATCATTCATCGCTGCTGTGATAATTTCTCGTCCTTTTTCCGCCTGAGGCGATCCTCTCAGCGGTTCATCCTGGGGGAACGTCTTTCTGATGAATTCAACGATCTTCCTTCATCTTTGAGAGGAGCTTTGACCCTCACTCATCCTCAGCAGCCTAACTGTTGATATCAGTCTTTAAAGGACCTTTTCCTGGACTTATTTTCAACCAAACACATCTAACCCTCGGAAAAGCCTCTGGCAGGTTCAGTAGCCATgctaaacttttaaaaaaatcctcaacTTGACACTTttgtaaacagaaagaatcagaAAATCTTCTACTTTCTGCTGGTCTTTGGACTACGTACCTGTGGAATAAAGTTCCAACATGAACCTTAATCACATGAAATTTCAGTGTAATTAGTTTagcaattaaaaaaatccattaaaaatcaccAGCTTgcactaaccagattctgtataaatcaaaaaattctgcacttcttggTGCAACTGGACATCCATTAGTGAGACCAACAGTTACATGacaagaaatgtgtttattttagctAAACTAGGCTGAAGTGCAGGATGTGTTTATACTATGACAGTATTGAGCaggaaacaaatttaaaatgtacgTAGTAAAATATCAACAGCATGTAGAGTCACATTTGACCAGGTATTGGTAATATCTGTTGGcgttttccattttgtgttttaattttttgcgGAATAAATAAGGgaatcctactttttttttttttttaatttctggtATTATAACTTTGTCATGcagcaaaaaagacatttctgagttctttctacttctagtcatggtggttctgtttccataggAGGTGGAGTAAAAAAACGAGCCgacagtgaataaaaacacatcaggTGCAAAAAAAGACGCCCCAAAACTGCTTGGTAGTTCAAAGGAATATTATAAATTAtcatgttgttgctgctgataaAGAACGTTCTCctttttaatcagtttattcAGAGTAACATGGGCGGTATTTCTTAAAAGAAATGCTCCCGTTTCATCTTTTAAACATGATTTATCGTGAGTGAAGCGGAGACAGAAATCTCAGAAGCAGCTGTATAAAAAACTTGTACAGACAGTCCTTAAACTGAATGAGTGATTAAATTTCTCCGCTCACCGTCCTGTGGTCTGGTTCAGGTGTTGATCCGCCGGCGCCCCCTGCTGTATGTGGTGGGTCTCCTCATCCCCAGCATCTTCCTCATGCTGGTGGATGTGATCAGCTTCTACCTGCCTCTGAACAGCGGGACGCGCATCGCCTTTAAGATCAGCATCCTGCTGGGCTACACCGTCTTCAGGGTCAACATGACGGACGAACTTCCCGTCACCGCCGTCAGAACTCCACTCATTGGTACCATCCCTGaaagatttctgctgtttgttgaaaaatctgaatattattTGTCTTCAGCTCACTTATGTCCATTTGTATTCTGCTTATATGGTATTTTGGgtagaaatttgaaaaaaatctgcaacatcTCATTTAAATTCTGAGGTTTTTACCACATTTAATGCCACAGTTTTGCAttatgtgttaaatataaatcaCTGAAGCTCCTGAGGCTATGGACCTGCAGCGCCTCAGGCTGTGGCTCTTTCTCTGGGAAAACAGAGggttttttaatgcattttattgtctttttcattttgactctcctgtcgtcctgcgggccaaactgacccgttttaaattttgaaaatgtggaaaaaaatatattttcacagtgaaacttctgatttccacattttcaacattttttttaaatttttgaacattttttggtggaaaaagaaatgtttctttaagaacaatcACAACTAAATCAAGGCTGCACAGcggcatagtggttagcactttcgccttgcagcgagaagatcccggttcgaatcccgggttgggcctgggatctttctgcatggagtttgcatgttctccctgtgcatgcgtgggttttctccgggtactccggcttcctcccacagtccaaaaatatgctgaggttaattgattactctaaattgcccgtaggtgtgaatgtgagtgtgattgtgtgtctgtatatgtagccctgtgacagactggtgacctgtccagggtgtcccctgccttcgctcaagttagctgggataggctccagcaccccccgcgaccctaatgaggataaagcggtgtatagaggatggatggatggacaactaaatcaaccaaaatccagcaaaattccctggatttggttgatttttttgtgaatgtccttaaagaaaatattagacgttttactgatatacatttAATCACTTCaggtatttttaggatttttttttttggaaagattttactattttttttcaaatatttacaagacttttcCTGCCAAAATTGGGtgattttttcaaactttaagggaatttttaaagtaattattggaattttttcctgaagcttttgcaaatattcagaaatttggggaattgttttgctgaatttttggatattttttggaaacaatattttttgcagcccataaatgaagacaacagacataacaaagacacaaaactccACAATCTAAACTTCAGCGTACGGCTTTGTAGGGTTCAAACATGTTAAACTCCATGAAGGAGCAGCTTTCAGCTTCAATACTCCAAAGTCTGACAGCGTCCATGATGCTGGGAGCTTCAGGTAACTGATTATTGGCCAGATTCTATCTTCTGAGCAGGGTTTTCTGACCTGTCAGGTGTGTTCTTCGCGGTGTGCATGGCCCTGCTGATGCTCAGCCTCATCAAGTCCATCCTGGTGGTGAAGCTGCTCCACCACAGTGAGAAGGAGGTGAAGCAGATGTCGGTGTCGGCCTGTCTGCTGGATAAGTACGGCTCGGCTGCTCACGACTTCACCGACAGCGTTTTCACCTCCATCAGGACCCTGGACCGCATCAACCGGACCACAGGTGAGCTCCAAGGCAAAGTTCTACGTGGACCAACGCTTGGAGAAAGAGAAGCTTAAGCcagaggtgtccaacatgaggcccgtggtccaaaagtggtcctccagagggtctaatgaggtcctcaaagtgtaaaaactccagagaagacattaactgcagattgtaaattagtaaaactatacatttaaaataatttctagaccacgacaagttgtttggatcataaagtaaaatactagattttttgtttgttcttttgtcattttgtgtctcatttctgtaatattttatcctgtttttgtcagacttttgttgtctgtctcgtgtttttgtcgttttgtttctcgcctttgtcatttttttgtcttgtttgtgtcatttgtcaattttttgtcactttgtaactttttttgtcaaattttttggctctttcatgttttgtttcattttgtttgtcgcattttttgtgattttatttcttgcttttgtcattttgtgtctcatttttgtagttttttgtcgtattttggtCTGATTGTGAACTttattgcattaaaacaaagataaaaataGGACTTGTGGCTATTTATCGgctgttatgctgtgattttactggtctggccttTTTGAGtttaaactgggctgaatgtagaacctgaaataaaatgagtttgactctcctggtTTAAGCTCTAAAACAGGATCAAACCCAGAGCACccaaatgtttctttttgtccCATCACTGCTGAAATAGTTTTGGTTCCATGAATCCCATTTTTCTGGCCTTCTCACAGATTATGAGCTGGAAAACTCACCAGAAGACGATCTGCTGTTGCTGAACGAGCTCCAGGACGCCCCCTCTGGACTGGAGTGGCTCCTCGGAGAGCTTTCTTCCCTCCGGCAGGCTTTATCCCAGGAGGACGGCGAGTCTTCCTCTCAGGCCGAGTGGCTGGCCCTCTGCTCCAGGCTGGACCGCCTCCTGTTCCGCCTCTACCTGCTGGTTCTGGTCGCCTACGCCgggactctgctgctgctctggacCAGCTGGAGCTTCGCCTGAACACACTTCCACACATTTCTGAATGTAAAAGACctgattaaaaatatgttttagtgtcttttaaAATACTGCCTCGTTGCTTTTTTGGGGGAAGCAAATATCAAATACATCTCAAGACGTTCTTGGATGTTTTTCCTCTTCTACATGCATTTATGAGCAGATTTTAATACACTTTAtttgtgtcttattgttgtTAAGCAAAGGATAAATACCTGATTGTTATTGTGTAGTTGTGTCTCATAATTTAGACTGAGGTGTCACCAACAGTTTATCCAAGATGTAGAACTGATtaaacattaataaaagtgaaaataaagaacGTCTGTACTGAAAATCTGAGCACTCACAACAATGGGGAAtgtgaaaagcatttttttttaattgaagcagtttttatcaaatgtagaaaaatgaaGCCGTGTTGGCTGAAAGCAGAGCTGTCCTTTAATGTTCTGCACAGAAACATGATCAGGCTGATAAAGACAGAATTACATGGAGTCTGTTCTCGTGTTTCCCGACAGCTCAGATCGACTCAGAGATGCTGGATAATGAAGCAGCTCTCTGGATGATGCTGTGATGCTTTACTCACACTTTAATCTCCATCCAGAGCTCGGCTGCTGCGTCTCTATTCCCCGCTGGTTTCCCAAATAGTCCTGACAGGAACATCAGAAGAGCATCACAGAAAATCTGCAGCTGGAACAATCCATGCTAATGCAATCCTGACGGTATCCTGAAGCTTCTCCTTCCAGCAGATCTGGTTACATGATGTTACGCAACAAGGTTTGAGTTAACCAGCGGCTCT
This genomic stretch from Acanthochromis polyacanthus isolate Apoly-LR-REF ecotype Palm Island chromosome 17, KAUST_Apoly_ChrSc, whole genome shotgun sequence harbors:
- the htr3b gene encoding 5-hydroxytryptamine receptor 3B; translation: MSLLWLMLLFSAHLAGCVPEKPKRSALNQLTRTLLRKYDCGVRPVHNWTSTTTVYVDLILQSVLDVDGKTQSITTSIWYRQVWTDEFLVWDPEEFDGINEISLSSDAIWVPDVIVSEFVEEGKSPPIPYVYVNSSGWVKNYRPIQAVLACSLEMYAFPFDKQNCSLTFRSWLHSVKEIDLALWRSAEAIANDKREFMNDGEWELLSIPSQYRQIHQDDTDYAHIQFNVLIRRRPLLYVVGLLIPSIFLMLVDVISFYLPLNSGTRIAFKISILLGYTVFRVNMTDELPVTAVRTPLIGVFFAVCMALLMLSLIKSILVVKLLHHSEKEVKQMSVSACLLDKYGSAAHDFTDSVFTSIRTLDRINRTTDYELENSPEDDLLLLNELQDAPSGLEWLLGELSSLRQALSQEDGESSSQAEWLALCSRLDRLLFRLYLLVLVAYAGTLLLLWTSWSFA